In one window of Mucilaginibacter auburnensis DNA:
- the mnmE gene encoding tRNA uridine-5-carboxymethylaminomethyl(34) synthesis GTPase MnmE, whose protein sequence is MNYITETIVALATPPGSGAIGIIRLSGPNAITIANKVFKGKDLTQQSSHTIHFGNIVDGDMLLDEVLVSLFVGPKSYTRENVVEISCHGSNYIIESIIKLLVKNGARNAKPGEFTLRAFLNGQLDLSQAEAVADLIASNSKASQQIALQQLRGGFSNQLQVLREQLVQFASLIELELDFAEEDVEFANRDQLKKLINDILKVITALIQSFELGNAIKQGINTVIAGRPNAGKSTLLNALLNEERAIVSHIPGTTRDTIEEVLNINGINFRLIDTAGIREATDTIEKIGVERTMEKISQSALLIYLYDAAQITLAELNEDLEKLSKPGINMLVVANKADLLSNDEKAAIPQTESAVIVSAKEKQHIDELKLKIYHAAVKKRLEGQDILVTNVRHLEALQKTEDALVRVLSGMEDITSDFLAMDIKQALHYLGEITGSVTTDDLLDNIFSKFCIGK, encoded by the coding sequence ATGAACTATATAACAGAAACCATTGTAGCATTAGCAACACCGCCCGGAAGCGGTGCTATAGGAATTATACGCCTGTCTGGACCAAATGCTATAACCATTGCCAATAAAGTTTTTAAAGGAAAAGACCTAACTCAGCAAAGCTCACATACCATTCATTTCGGTAATATAGTTGACGGCGATATGTTACTCGACGAAGTGCTGGTATCATTATTTGTAGGGCCGAAGTCTTATACCCGCGAAAATGTTGTAGAGATATCATGCCACGGTTCTAATTACATTATTGAGTCTATAATTAAGTTGCTGGTTAAAAACGGTGCGAGAAACGCCAAGCCCGGCGAGTTTACGTTGAGAGCATTTTTAAATGGCCAACTTGACTTGTCGCAGGCAGAAGCTGTTGCAGATTTGATAGCGTCTAACTCAAAAGCATCACAACAAATTGCCTTGCAGCAATTGCGGGGTGGTTTTAGCAACCAGTTGCAAGTTTTAAGAGAGCAATTGGTGCAATTTGCGTCGTTAATTGAGTTGGAGCTTGACTTTGCAGAAGAAGACGTTGAGTTTGCCAACCGTGATCAGTTAAAAAAATTGATCAACGATATTTTAAAAGTTATAACAGCGTTAATCCAATCGTTTGAATTAGGCAATGCTATTAAGCAGGGAATTAACACGGTGATAGCAGGTAGGCCTAACGCCGGTAAATCAACTTTACTTAACGCGCTGCTAAACGAAGAGCGTGCTATTGTAAGCCATATACCGGGTACTACACGTGACACGATAGAGGAGGTGCTTAATATTAATGGCATCAACTTCCGTTTAATTGATACTGCTGGCATACGAGAGGCTACAGATACTATTGAAAAAATAGGTGTGGAGCGTACAATGGAAAAAATAAGTCAATCTGCTTTGCTTATTTACTTGTATGATGCTGCGCAAATTACTTTGGCCGAATTGAATGAAGATCTGGAAAAGCTTAGTAAGCCTGGTATTAATATGTTAGTTGTGGCTAACAAAGCCGATCTGCTTTCTAATGATGAAAAAGCTGCTATTCCCCAAACCGAAAGCGCTGTTATTGTGTCTGCTAAAGAAAAACAGCACATTGATGAGCTAAAACTTAAAATCTATCATGCGGCTGTCAAAAAGCGACTGGAGGGTCAGGATATCTTGGTAACCAATGTTAGACACCTCGAGGCACTACAAAAAACAGAGGATGCACTTGTAAGGGTTTTAAGTGGGATGGAGGATATTACGTCAGATTTTCTTGCTATGGATATTAAACAGGCCTTACATTACTTAGGTGAAATAACGGGTTCTGTTACAACCGATGATTTACTGGATAATATATTTAGTAAATTCTGTATCGGCAAGTAA
- a CDS encoding metallophosphoesterase — MLKRFPLIILIWLLSNLYFYQAIKTTVATNQYAIVYWTANLLLMAGILAAFFVRRGSPLQQTLITWLMGLMLLAFVPGVAAAPILLLEDITRIFRDFPPRSILISQLAIGVAFIAFSVVLFGITRGRHFYRLKKTTLRFPNLPEAFDGFTLTQITDVHSGSFTDAAGVQKGLDLINAQRSDVILFTGDLVNNKASEMEPWIIPFAGLKANTGKYSVLGNHDYGDYISWESAEAKTANLKRLKEVHADIGFKLLLDESVQLHRNGASITIIGVENWGKGGFHKYGDLSKATNNVDNDAFKILLSHDPSHWEAVTLNHEKPIDLTLSGHTHGMQFGIDFLGLKWSPVQYVYKQWLGLYENAGRYLYVNRGFGFLGLKGRIGMWPEIAVITLKRG; from the coding sequence ATGTTAAAAAGATTCCCTCTTATTATCCTGATCTGGTTGTTGAGCAACCTTTATTTTTATCAGGCTATCAAAACAACTGTCGCCACTAATCAATATGCAATAGTTTACTGGACAGCTAATCTTTTATTGATGGCAGGCATATTGGCCGCATTTTTTGTACGGCGTGGTTCCCCTTTACAGCAGACACTTATTACCTGGTTGATGGGTTTGATGTTGTTAGCCTTTGTTCCAGGCGTAGCAGCTGCGCCTATCCTATTATTAGAAGATATTACCCGGATATTCCGTGACTTTCCGCCACGTTCCATCTTAATCAGCCAATTGGCAATCGGTGTGGCATTCATCGCTTTTTCGGTAGTACTGTTTGGCATTACTCGGGGCCGCCACTTTTATCGTTTAAAGAAAACTACACTGCGTTTTCCCAATCTGCCCGAAGCTTTTGATGGATTTACGCTTACCCAGATAACCGACGTGCACTCAGGCAGTTTTACAGACGCAGCCGGCGTGCAAAAAGGCCTTGATCTGATCAATGCTCAGCGTAGCGACGTTATCCTGTTTACTGGCGACCTGGTTAACAATAAGGCTAGCGAAATGGAACCATGGATAATACCTTTTGCCGGACTTAAAGCAAATACCGGCAAATATTCGGTACTGGGTAATCATGATTATGGCGATTATATTAGTTGGGAAAGCGCGGAAGCAAAAACGGCCAATTTAAAACGCCTTAAGGAAGTGCACGCCGACATTGGCTTTAAGTTGTTGTTGGACGAGTCTGTTCAGCTCCACAGGAATGGCGCTTCTATTACGATTATTGGCGTAGAAAATTGGGGAAAAGGTGGTTTTCACAAATATGGCGATCTTAGTAAAGCCACCAATAACGTAGATAATGACGCATTCAAGATACTGCTATCACATGATCCCTCCCACTGGGAAGCTGTTACCTTGAATCACGAAAAGCCTATTGATTTAACGTTGTCGGGGCACACGCACGGTATGCAGTTCGGTATTGATTTTCTCGGGCTTAAATGGAGTCCTGTGCAATATGTCTATAAACAATGGCTGGGCCTTTACGAAAACGCAGGTCGTTACCTATATGTTAACAGAGGTTTTGGCTTTCTGGGACTCAAGGGTCGAATTGGAATGTGGCCGGAGATAGCAGTTATCACGTTGAAACGCGGATAA
- a CDS encoding serine/threonine protein kinase, whose product MSKVFTIADGLENLGALRTGGQGSVYKGRRYGPIYSAVKLIPTPLYTEDQNDKNYRNYLNEVAKLQKVNENPSPNVVKILSSGITESGSFPFIEMEYIEGPDLAELLQAPHDKIFTLKELIKVADQLACALAHCHKVGVKHGDIKSNNVKYNIHTGNYVLLDFGLAIMTEEQRRSSMRHAGAIEFMAPEQNEGKMLLQTDIYSYGIILYELLTGQVPFPLPGNGDTGHNAVMVSHMEQDIPNAATLRKANLPEHWSEDKKVLEMQIPDWFMRLLHKCLQKNPEERFADGTDLHNNIINGSLSAASAQTDALSAVALNTENTRLREQLAAIKGADGTSYNHYLNVFERDKRMVVISKKLLIGVVSIAGLFLSLFLFKVFSSKTNGNTYAPVYESPYTFLKPYNTDSMMRAEREHVIRLRMDSIDRIKATQQKNYIPPPAKKKRKKFLGIF is encoded by the coding sequence ATGAGTAAGGTATTTACTATAGCTGATGGATTAGAAAACCTTGGTGCATTGCGTACAGGTGGCCAGGGTTCTGTTTACAAAGGCAGGCGCTACGGCCCTATTTATTCGGCGGTAAAGCTGATACCAACTCCGTTATATACGGAAGACCAAAATGATAAAAATTATCGCAATTACTTAAATGAGGTAGCTAAACTACAAAAGGTTAATGAGAACCCAAGCCCCAATGTAGTTAAGATATTGAGTTCAGGTATTACAGAAAGTGGCTCCTTTCCATTTATTGAAATGGAATATATTGAGGGCCCTGACCTGGCCGAATTGCTGCAGGCACCGCACGACAAGATCTTTACTTTAAAAGAATTGATAAAAGTTGCCGATCAGTTAGCATGCGCGCTTGCGCATTGCCACAAGGTTGGTGTTAAACATGGCGATATTAAAAGCAACAACGTAAAGTACAATATACACACAGGTAACTATGTGCTGCTTGATTTTGGTTTAGCTATAATGACTGAAGAACAGCGTCGCAGCAGTATGCGCCATGCCGGAGCTATTGAATTCATGGCTCCTGAACAGAACGAAGGTAAAATGCTTTTGCAAACCGATATATATAGCTACGGAATAATTTTGTATGAGTTGCTTACAGGCCAGGTACCCTTCCCGCTTCCGGGCAATGGAGATACCGGCCATAACGCGGTAATGGTGAGCCATATGGAACAGGATATACCAAATGCTGCTACTTTGCGCAAAGCTAACTTGCCGGAACATTGGAGTGAAGACAAGAAAGTGCTGGAGATGCAGATACCTGATTGGTTTATGCGTTTGCTACATAAATGTCTTCAAAAAAATCCTGAAGAGAGATTTGCTGACGGTACAGACCTACACAATAATATAATAAATGGTAGTTTATCTGCCGCATCTGCCCAAACAGACGCACTGAGTGCAGTGGCATTAAATACTGAAAACACACGACTCCGCGAACAACTTGCAGCTATTAAAGGAGCTGACGGAACATCTTATAACCATTACCTTAATGTTTTTGAGCGCGATAAGAGGATGGTTGTCATTTCAAAAAAATTATTAATTGGGGTAGTGAGCATAGCGGGCTTGTTTCTTTCATTATTTCTTTTTAAAGTATTCTCGTCCAAGACAAACGGCAACACTTACGCCCCGGTTTACGAATCGCCATATACGTTTTTAAAACCTTATAATACAGACAGTATGATGAGGGCTGAGCGTGAACATGTAATCAGATTAAGAATGGACAGCATTGACCGGATTAAAGCAACACAGCAAAAAAATTATATTCCGCCGCCGGCAAAGAAAAAAAGAAAAAAATTCCTGGGAATATTCTAA
- a CDS encoding FHA domain-containing protein has translation MVFNFFNNDADERPSDVKGVRHALLQFIKQQLQKAEGGEGGNIKGVCLYINTTDADKHVYEAAVYAEQPQLLRDEIQRTADDYAVALPTNWSLDVIFDENIPTEATKALNIDAAFFVKTAKHAIKKEATAYIRALSGETLESEYILKSESGKINIGRDKKTQSDEGYFRTNHIAFPSESKSKENRFISRQHAHIEWNNDAGRFMIFADEGGIPPRNKVKIRSEANEQITKLHATHIGHELQEGDQIVLGESAVIEFSYKSLKNE, from the coding sequence ATGGTATTCAATTTTTTTAACAATGATGCTGATGAGCGCCCGTCAGATGTGAAAGGTGTGCGCCACGCCCTACTTCAATTTATTAAACAACAATTGCAAAAGGCAGAAGGCGGCGAAGGTGGTAACATAAAAGGTGTTTGCCTTTATATAAATACTACCGATGCGGATAAACATGTTTATGAAGCCGCTGTTTATGCCGAACAACCCCAATTATTGAGGGACGAGATACAAAGAACTGCTGACGATTATGCAGTAGCGCTTCCCACGAATTGGTCGCTTGATGTAATATTTGATGAAAACATTCCTACCGAAGCAACAAAGGCTCTTAATATTGATGCAGCATTTTTTGTTAAAACAGCTAAACACGCTATAAAAAAAGAAGCCACAGCTTATATACGTGCTTTAAGCGGAGAGACATTGGAATCAGAGTATATACTAAAATCAGAAAGCGGTAAAATTAACATTGGTCGCGATAAAAAAACACAGTCTGATGAAGGATATTTCCGCACCAACCACATAGCATTTCCGTCAGAGAGTAAAAGCAAAGAAAACAGATTCATCAGCAGACAGCACGCACATATTGAGTGGAACAACGATGCAGGGCGCTTTATGATATTCGCCGATGAGGGTGGCATACCTCCCCGCAATAAAGTAAAAATACGGTCAGAAGCTAATGAACAGATAACAAAATTACACGCTACCCACATTGGCCACGAATTGCAGGAGGGTGATCAGATAGTATTGGGAGAGTCAGCAGTAATTGAATTTAGCTATAAATCCCTTAAAAATGAGTAA